The nucleotide window AACACGTTCACGTTACCTAGCACCAAAATAGCTTATAGGTCTTCTTCGTCTTTGTTCTCTCCCTCCCTATTCTTTTGTCTTCATCCCTGTGGTGTCTTTGCCCTCTGCCTTCCTCGGTGCTCATTTCTCTGCTCtaattcctccttccccacctgcctgGGTCCCCCCTTCGGTGCGTGGTCGGCCGCGGACGCCGTACTCCAACGTCTTTGCTTGTCCTACTTAACCTcctgctcccttcccctccctttgTGTCTCTCACGCTGCTCCTTGATCTTTTGAAATGTCTGcgctccctcttcctctccatgCTTTCATTTCCAAAGGCTGCGAGAGGCTCCGCACTCACGCTCGACTCCCCCCACCTCTCTCAGGctattttctcttccctcccaaGACCCACCACAGAGGCCCTTCTTGTTCCCTTTTTCTCTAAAGGCAACGTGGGGATCAGAGAATCGTAGGATTCAGAGTCAAAGGGACACAGCCTACGTTACACTGACTGTTACTTCTGAGTCAGAAactctttcttcttattttaccTTCGATAATGGCTGCCCCCGACCCTCCTTAGAGCTGGAAGGACTGGGGAAGAAGACAAAGGAACAGGCCCCCACTCACCCACATGCTCCCTCACCAACACTTTCACCCCAATCCTTGCTTTCACGtctcagtacacacacacacccacacacgcacacacacacccttctaaGTGCCCTCCGTGCAGGCATATTTGCTCCCAGGCTCCACTAAAACACTGAGCTTCCTTCTCCCCAGCCAGGCTGGTGTGGCTTCACGCCCCCAGGGTGAGCACTAGGAAACACAATTCTATTCTGAGGTGACCAGGACAGACAGTGGCAGTGGGGTTGCTCTCCCCAGGTGCAGACCCGGGTTAGGGGACAGCAGTGGTCCAACAGTCAGATGGAACAGGAAGTTCATTTCAAAGCCAGCTCCCTCCCAGGGTCCTGTTCAATCAGTCAATCAACCAATTGCTGGTCAATGCTCAGATGGAGTGGGCTTCTCTCTGTGCCACTCGGCAAAGCATCTTCAAAACACAGAAAATCAAGAGGGAAAACAAACAGAGCCCCAAAGAGACACCCTCGTAACATAAAACAATGGCTCTAAAATCCGCATTCTCAGGCAAGGCTTCTCCAGGCACTTGACAGAATCTAGGACGCTGCTTTCCTGaaagccagggaaatggaggtTCCACTCAAGTAAGCCACTGGGAGGTTTGTGAAAAACCCCTCCATTTCCCAGTCTTGGCTCCTCACTGTCTCTGTTTCTCCATGTCAGCCACAAGGAAGAGGATTAGCCGAGGAACATTCCTTTGAGGGAGATGAAGGTCTCAGCTGAGCAGCGACCAGGAGGCCAACCTTGCCCAGGCCTCGGGACACGGGTTGCTCCAGTCCTGCCTTCACACCCCTTCCCGCTCCCAGCTCAGACTTGTGTGGCTGCACCTTAATTCTCAATCCAGCGGTGCCCACCCTTGGAGAACAGGAGGGAAGCTGCCCTGCAAACCCTGGAGGTGAGTAGGGCCTGAAGGTGAGCCAGAACATGCCCCACCATGTCCAGGTTCAACTCTGCCCTGTGGTTCTGGTCCAACGCCAGGGTGTGGATCTCTGCATAGCTCCTCTCTGTGAAAATTCCCCAAACAATGAGGAAGCGGTGCCATCTTAAGGACAGGaggaatttcaatttcatttcccTGCCCCCCACTTCCCAGCTCCCTACTGCCTTCCGCACACCCGCTGAGGGGAGTAGAAAAACAAGTATGAATATAATTCCCCACCTGAGTTCCTTTCATATCAACTAATTATCCAACTAAATTGCCAATAAATTACTATTATAAAATGTGTGTATACACAGGCATATATATATGTGCGTGTATgtgtaaatacacacatacacgcacatatatatacgtgtatatagtCCCAACTTTTCTTCCTTGCCCCCTCTCTTGCAGGCAGCTTCAGACGAAAGCCTCTGACTGCTCCAGAAGGGCTTCATCGGGTCATGGGGGCCACGTAGTTGGCAGGGAAGAGGCCCAGCTTGTTGTGCAGGCGGCCAGTCCACCAGGACGGGTTGGAACTATCCAGAACCTCCACCACCTCTCCGCAGCGGAATCCCAGCTCGTCATCCTCGAGGGCCTCAAAGTCGTACAGCGCCCGGGCCCACCGCACTCGCTGTTGGGGTAAAACACAGAGGGGTCCTGCTGAGCCCGTGGACTGGCCTTGAGAGCCACTGTCACACAGAAGAGGATCTGCTGGCTCCGACACCAAGACGAAGTCCTCCCTGAGCAGCCCACCCAGAAGGCTGATGTATGGCTTTCCAGAGACATTTCAAACCCTGCTGCCACTGAAAGCAGACCCCGGATGCACAGCCCTGAGCATGAAGTTATCAGAACTCATCAGAGTGATTCTTGAGACTCAGGACTTTCACCGACAAAGATGTTATTCTCCAAGGTTCGAAGAGAATCCTTGAGAACTACTCTCCTACAACAATAGGtggtctttttaatttcttcaagtGACAAACAGAACGGCAGCATGCCCAAACTAACAGCTCTTGGTGCTACTGCAACTGAGTCAAGATGGATCTCAGTGATAAAGGTAACAGATCTCCCTCCACTATAATCTGAGCCAAGAAATATGAGGACAGGCAAGGCCCGACGGCCAAACTGAGAACGACAGACTGGATGGTGCTAGGCTGGGATCAGCTCCGTCCCGGAACTCTCCCCCGACTGTCACTTGCTGGGTTCCCACCACTTCTATCTGAGCTCCGCGCAGTTTGACATCTCTCCTGGAGGACTAACCATTTCTCTAATTGGCCCTCTTGCCTCCTCCAttgagcccagagaggggagttCACATACCCCAGCCACTTGGAGTTGCACCGGGTCTGTGTGTCTCCGGTGCATGAGGGCGGCATTCATTTCGCCACCCATGCCCAAGCCACAGTGTCCGTCGTTTATGTCAAGGCTGCCTCCACGGCGTTCCTGGAAACAGATGCAACAGAGTATCCGTCACCACACTGCCAGAAGCATCCCACACAGGCTCCCCCAGTGCCTCGCTTGATGTCATGGACACAGCCACTGTTCCAAGAATACTTACTGATGATGATAATAAGCCCTAGATGATGGAGAGATGGGGAAGGATGACAAAGGGGTCTTAGATTGTGAAGATGATGCCAGATTTCATTTCAGTCAAGGAATGTTTATCAGGCACCTACCATATGTCTAGTACTGTCCTAAGTACTGGGGATATGTAGCTGGAAAGAGAAAGTCCCTGTCTTCATGGAGCATTAGTTTAGAGGGGGAATCATACACATTTGAGTGATAAGTGAGCAGAGAGAAGAGTGTCTAAGTCTGCCTGGGTAATCacggaaggcttcacagaggagtgATTCTTGAACTCCAGCTTAATGGAGGAGTAGGATGGGCCAGGAAAGGGCAGTTCAGGAAGAGGTGAAGGCACGTAAAAAGCCTCAAAGGCACGAGAGAAAATGCAATGGGCCATTCAGGTAACTAAAAGTGGTGCAGCATTGCTGGAATGTGTGTTTGCGTGGGGAGTAGCCGGGGGTAGCGGGAGATGAGGCTGGGGAAACAGATATGGGCAGCTACAAAGGACTTTGTATGCCCTGCTAAGGAATTTAGGAACGATGTTATCTGGCTGTATTGTCCATTTTGGTAAGCCGCCTCAAATCCCATCTGGAACAAAgcgggggataaataaataaataagcaaggcTCCATTGCAGGTATTAATCCGTTTTTCTTGTGGATCTTGACAGCCAGATGGGTTAAGGGGCATGAATAGATTTGGAATTGTGCTGATAGGAAAACGAAGCAATTGTTCACTGAGTCCCCAGGGTcagaatgtatgtgtgtgttcaggCATGGAGCCATTTAATTCACAGAGGCTTCTTCGCCAAGAGCAGTTTCCATATCATATTTCTGCCATTTGAGGGGCCCAGATCTTCTTTATGAACTCTGTGAGACCTGATGAGGCTGGGCCAGGCCTGGGATATTCCTCTCCTGGCCAACAGTTCTGGGACCACAACAGACCCAGCATTTATTTGCTGTGGTTGTTTCCAGCATTGCGGGGCATTTTCACACACTAAGTGGCAGTGGGGACAAGGTGGCCTGAGCCTGGGGGGAGAGCAGGTCCTCTTCCCCACCTCACTATGGCCCACTTCATTCTTTCAAGATACCTGATGAAGATGGTGATGCTGCAGATACCGCTGCTGCTGTGGTGGCGGTCCCGGGGGATACTGCAAGGGAGCGGGTGGTGGGTGATCTGACAGCTTCCGGTTCATTGAGGGCCGGATTTCCTCTCCCACAGCCCCACTGAGATGTGGGCCTCCCTGGAGCCTCCGGTCCAGGCTGTTGCCCCGGCGACCCTGGGAGAGAACAGAGATGATGCAGACCCATCTTCCTCCTGCATCTCCTCGCCTTACCCTACTCTTCAGGCCGCTGTTCCTAGACTTTGTTTACGACAGCCCCAGGAGACAGCtgatggggtgggggcagctgaAAGAGAACCGATGGTTCAGATTCTCACAATTTCAAAGGTGGCCTCCGCATTCTCAGATTCTCCCAGTTTGGGGATTCTGGGTCTTTGGTTCACAGACTGACACTTTCCACCTCGTACCATTTAGCCCATTCCTAGCAGGCTTGTTTTTCTCTGTATAATCAAgcttaaatattctattttactGACACAATGCCACCCCTCCTTATCGCATGTTGCCACACCGCTGGACATCCTACTCTCCAGATAAGCTCTGCTATTGACTTTGTATGATTCTGAACTGTCATTTATAGCCTGGTGACAGAGACTCAAACAGCAACACGTGCAGCACCATGGAAACCAGGCCAGCCGCAGGGCATGCTGGGAAGGAGCAAGGCCTTTCTCCTTAATGCCACCACGACCTCGTGACTCAGAGatactttgttatttttatttaccaaaCAATTACACAGGGCCCTGGGCTTAGTatctgctaggcactgttctaagcactttacgaATATGAACTCATTTATTCCAAATTAACGCAGTTTTCTGTTGCCTCTCATCTCTGCATGCACATCCTGGTAAATTAATACCTCTGTCCATTTCCTGGTTAGAACAATTCACAAGGTCTTGGTTAAccgttgtttttctttctcaacttttgtgTGCACTTGGTGGGAACACCCTTTTCTCATTTGACTGTAATTTCTCAGGCTTAAAATCAACCAATTCCT belongs to Diceros bicornis minor isolate mBicDic1 chromosome 25, mDicBic1.mat.cur, whole genome shotgun sequence and includes:
- the GRAP2 gene encoding GRB2-related adapter protein 2 isoform X1, whose amino-acid sequence is MEAIAKFDFTASGEDELSFHTGDVLKILSNQEEWFKAELGSQEGYVPKNFIDIQFPEWFHEGLSRHQAENLLMGKEVGFFIIRASQSSPGDFSISVRHEDDVQHFKVMRDNKGNYFLWTEKFPSLNKLVDYYRTTSISKQKQIFLRDRTREDQGRRGNSLDRRLQGGPHLSGAVGEEIRPSMNRKLSDHPPPAPLQYPPGPPPQQQRYLQHHHLHQERRGGSLDINDGHCGLGMGGEMNAALMHRRHTDPVQLQVAGRVRWARALYDFEALEDDELGFRCGEVVEVLDSSNPSWWTGRLHNKLGLFPANYVAPMTR
- the GRAP2 gene encoding GRB2-related adapter protein 2 isoform X2; amino-acid sequence: MVSRRPLETPGRELTHGQGGWFLHHPGQPELPRGLLYLRQGRRGNSLDRRLQGGPHLSGAVGEEIRPSMNRKLSDHPPPAPLQYPPGPPPQQQRYLQHHHLHQERRGGSLDINDGHCGLGMGGEMNAALMHRRHTDPVQLQVAGRVRWARALYDFEALEDDELGFRCGEVVEVLDSSNPSWWTGRLHNKLGLFPANYVAPMTR